Proteins from a genomic interval of Brucella intermedia LMG 3301:
- a CDS encoding ABC transporter ATP-binding protein, translating to MIEISQVSKSYNGTPVVDDVSLKLPARGITSIIGPNGAGKSTLLSMMSRLLPMDKGRVTVDGLDVSTTLGDVLAKRLSILRQENAINSRLTVRDLVTFGRYPYSKGRPNNEDRKHVEQAIGYLGLDDLSGRFLDELSGGQRQRAFVAMVLCQDTDYVLLDEPLNNLDMKHSASMMKLLRRAADELGKTVVLVLHDINFASCYSDHIVAMRHGKVVHQGNPDELIHPEILEDIYEMEIAVEIIGGKRIGVYYL from the coding sequence TTGATAGAAATCAGCCAAGTCAGCAAATCCTACAATGGCACCCCGGTTGTGGATGATGTGTCCCTGAAACTGCCAGCACGCGGCATAACCTCGATCATCGGTCCGAACGGTGCGGGAAAATCTACCCTACTCTCCATGATGAGCCGTCTCCTGCCTATGGACAAAGGGCGGGTTACCGTAGACGGACTCGACGTTTCGACCACATTGGGTGACGTGCTGGCAAAACGGCTGTCGATACTGCGGCAGGAGAACGCAATCAATTCCCGCCTGACCGTGCGTGATCTCGTAACTTTCGGCCGTTATCCCTATTCCAAGGGTCGCCCGAATAATGAGGATCGCAAACATGTCGAACAGGCCATCGGCTATCTCGGCCTTGACGATTTAAGCGGACGTTTTCTGGATGAGCTTTCCGGCGGGCAGCGCCAACGCGCCTTCGTGGCGATGGTTCTCTGCCAGGACACGGACTACGTGCTGTTGGATGAACCGCTCAACAATCTCGACATGAAGCATTCGGCTTCAATGATGAAGCTGCTGCGCCGGGCGGCGGATGAACTTGGAAAAACGGTCGTTCTGGTTCTGCACGACATCAATTTCGCCTCATGCTACTCCGACCATATCGTTGCCATGCGCCACGGCAAGGTCGTCCATCAGGGAAACCCGGACGAACTCATTCATCCGGAAATCCTCGAAGACATTTACGAGATGGAGATTGCCGTCGAAATCATCGGCGGGAAGCGTATCGGCGTTTATTATCTTTAA
- a CDS encoding M14 family metallopeptidase has product MSVLFEKTYPRTVHALVERFMKPEMRGAKMEAWLFDDQPSRFAAEMKLREAGVEARFRSAYKPLLHFFLEEVDSVTLRSAAIRYPRHDACVQNRFLLETYPLSALLPGVDVTFAASGKDDFHYEVDLLFADGNSENHRVFAPNRVHEDFIGETLVSPTGWLSITHHGRTDSERFETSYEKLFHDTISAIAAHDWKHGEPYFDELNIAVSLPITDRRLPYDEERLSLTEAMHEDIYFSLLEVFQKKSGRPVGDRGLQPGQIVPEVRFHDAAPSVRVETRPLATADAVTAEQVLGEAQAPLSADQIKREIIALGGLPFEAKSRAGRSVRATYIQGSDAAMMISAGQHANETTGVVGALRAANRLISRESAHFTISPQENPDGYEIHKRLCALQPHHMHHAARYTALGDDLEYRKGEGLYEKAIRVEAEKLTGAKLHVNLHGYPSHEWTRPLSGYVPRSFAMWTLPKGFFLIIRHHASWERQAEELIDRVTKHLAAIDGLVAYNNAQIRLFEQHAGETGFRIINGFPCLVGVDDRHTVPLTLITEYPDETIYGDAFVKGHTAQMETVLASYDALQALFPSSAVA; this is encoded by the coding sequence ATGAGCGTGCTTTTTGAGAAAACCTATCCCCGCACCGTTCACGCGCTTGTCGAACGTTTTATGAAACCGGAAATGCGCGGCGCGAAGATGGAAGCCTGGTTGTTCGACGACCAGCCGAGCCGCTTTGCCGCCGAAATGAAGCTGCGTGAAGCAGGTGTCGAGGCACGATTCCGTTCTGCCTACAAACCACTCCTTCACTTCTTTCTTGAAGAGGTGGATAGCGTCACGCTGAGGTCGGCTGCGATCCGCTATCCTCGTCATGACGCCTGCGTGCAGAACCGCTTTCTCCTGGAGACTTATCCGTTGTCCGCGCTGCTGCCGGGGGTGGATGTCACTTTCGCCGCTTCTGGGAAAGACGACTTTCACTATGAAGTTGATCTGCTTTTTGCCGATGGTAACAGCGAGAACCACCGGGTTTTTGCTCCAAACCGCGTGCACGAGGATTTCATCGGCGAAACGCTGGTTTCGCCGACTGGCTGGCTGTCCATCACGCATCATGGCAGAACTGATAGCGAACGCTTTGAAACATCATACGAAAAGCTGTTCCACGATACGATCTCGGCTATCGCCGCGCATGACTGGAAGCATGGCGAACCCTATTTTGACGAACTGAATATTGCAGTCAGCCTACCGATCACCGACCGCCGCCTGCCTTACGATGAGGAAAGGCTCAGCCTCACCGAAGCCATGCACGAGGATATCTATTTCTCGCTGCTCGAAGTTTTCCAGAAAAAGTCCGGCCGTCCGGTCGGGGATCGTGGTTTGCAACCGGGCCAGATCGTACCGGAAGTCCGCTTTCACGATGCGGCTCCTTCAGTCAGGGTCGAAACACGTCCGCTTGCCACAGCTGATGCAGTGACCGCTGAACAGGTGCTGGGAGAGGCTCAGGCGCCACTTTCCGCAGATCAGATCAAGCGTGAGATTATCGCGCTAGGTGGCCTGCCCTTTGAGGCAAAAAGCCGTGCAGGTCGGAGCGTTCGCGCGACCTATATCCAGGGCAGCGACGCGGCGATGATGATCAGCGCAGGTCAACATGCCAACGAGACCACGGGTGTCGTCGGCGCACTGCGTGCGGCCAACCGGCTGATCTCGCGTGAAAGCGCCCATTTCACGATTTCACCGCAGGAAAACCCCGACGGATACGAAATCCACAAACGGCTTTGCGCCTTGCAACCGCATCATATGCATCATGCTGCCCGCTATACGGCGCTCGGTGACGATCTGGAGTATCGCAAAGGCGAGGGGCTTTACGAAAAGGCTATCCGCGTTGAGGCGGAAAAGCTCACAGGCGCAAAACTGCATGTCAATCTGCACGGCTATCCGTCGCATGAATGGACGCGCCCGCTATCGGGTTATGTGCCGCGTTCTTTTGCCATGTGGACCCTGCCAAAGGGCTTTTTCCTCATCATCCGTCATCACGCTTCATGGGAGCGGCAAGCGGAGGAACTGATAGACCGGGTAACGAAGCATCTGGCGGCTATCGACGGGCTGGTTGCGTATAACAACGCCCAGATCAGGCTTTTCGAGCAACATGCCGGTGAAACGGGTTTCCGCATTATCAACGGTTTCCCATGCCTTGTCGGTGTGGATGATCGACACACCGTGCCGCTGACGCTGATTACCGAATATCCTGATGAAACGATTTATGGGGATGCGTTCGTCAAAGGACATACCGCGCAAATGGAAACGGTTCTGGCATCATACGATGCCTTGCAGGCACTGTTTCCGTCCAGCGCGGTTGCTTAG
- a CDS encoding ABC transporter permease — protein MATKTSSVLFSRFASLEFIVGVVLTGCICLAVVFSGYLFPGGANKIDLLARLTPPFVNPAHIFGTDPLGRDVLARVVTGGKVSLFVGFVSVIGSVVIGTVMGLVAGYYRGFWDMALMRFVDVQLAMPFILLAITVMAILGGGLFNTIILLIVSQCVQYARLVRGSVLSLREREFILSARAIGVKDWRIIFQHLLPNLLGPVIVLMTLNVANNILLESSLTFLGLGVDPTIPSWGGMLADGRTYLQTAWWVSIFPGLAILFTVLGLNLLGDWLRDSLDPTGRTSR, from the coding sequence ATGGCGACCAAGACTTCATCCGTTCTGTTTTCGCGTTTTGCGAGCCTTGAGTTCATCGTCGGTGTCGTGCTCACCGGCTGTATTTGTCTGGCTGTGGTTTTCTCGGGCTATCTCTTTCCCGGTGGCGCTAACAAGATCGATCTTCTGGCGCGCCTGACGCCGCCATTTGTCAATCCGGCACATATTTTCGGGACCGATCCGCTGGGCCGTGATGTGCTGGCGCGTGTCGTCACCGGCGGCAAGGTTTCGCTGTTTGTCGGTTTTGTTTCGGTGATCGGCTCCGTTGTCATCGGCACGGTCATGGGCCTTGTCGCCGGTTATTATCGCGGCTTCTGGGATATGGCGCTGATGCGCTTTGTCGATGTGCAGTTGGCTATGCCGTTTATCCTGCTCGCCATTACGGTCATGGCCATTCTGGGCGGCGGGTTATTCAACACCATCATTCTGCTGATCGTCTCGCAATGTGTGCAATATGCGCGACTTGTGCGGGGCTCGGTACTATCGCTACGCGAGCGGGAATTCATCCTGTCGGCCCGCGCTATCGGCGTGAAGGATTGGCGCATCATTTTCCAGCACTTGCTACCGAACTTGCTCGGTCCGGTGATCGTGCTCATGACTCTCAATGTCGCAAACAACATCCTGCTGGAATCGAGCTTGACCTTCCTTGGCCTCGGTGTTGATCCGACTATCCCGAGTTGGGGCGGCATGTTGGCCGACGGGCGTACTTATCTCCAAACCGCCTGGTGGGTGAGCATATTTCCGGGTCTCGCCATTCTGTTCACTGTGCTAGGCCTCAATCTCCTTGGAGACTGGCTGCGCGATAGCCTCGATCCAACAGGCAGGACTTCACGATGA
- a CDS encoding ABC transporter permease: MAGFLIKRILQALFVLVAMTLLVAFAVRLTGDPALMLTQGAGSITEADLARIREGLGLNQPFFVQYWQFLKGLFTMDLGRSFLGGTPVSTLVAGALPATLMLAFASLFVSIVISVPLGIKAAVSRGKWADQLIRICSLVGLSFPNFWLATMLVLLFGISLQWLPPSGMSGVASFIMPALTMGIILTATNVRLVRTSMLETLQSQYIMVARAKGLSENKVLYKHALRNCAIPLITYLGLQFGGLLGGIVVVERVFNWPGMGTLAFDAVAGRDYPVLQATIAILSMLIIGVNLLVDIAYGLVDPRIRTE, encoded by the coding sequence GTGGCCGGATTTCTGATTAAACGAATTTTGCAGGCGTTATTTGTGCTCGTCGCGATGACGCTGCTTGTCGCTTTCGCGGTCCGCCTGACGGGCGATCCGGCATTGATGCTGACGCAAGGTGCGGGCAGTATCACCGAAGCCGATCTTGCACGCATCCGCGAAGGTCTTGGTCTCAACCAGCCGTTCTTCGTTCAATACTGGCAGTTCCTGAAGGGCCTGTTCACGATGGATCTGGGGCGCAGTTTCCTCGGCGGTACACCCGTATCGACGCTGGTGGCTGGCGCCTTACCTGCTACGCTGATGCTTGCTTTCGCTTCACTGTTCGTTTCCATCGTGATTTCCGTCCCGCTTGGGATCAAGGCGGCCGTGTCCCGCGGAAAATGGGCCGACCAGTTGATCCGCATTTGCTCGCTGGTGGGCCTTTCCTTTCCTAATTTCTGGCTGGCGACCATGCTGGTGCTGCTTTTCGGCATCTCACTGCAGTGGCTGCCGCCAAGCGGCATGAGCGGCGTTGCGAGCTTCATCATGCCGGCGCTCACAATGGGTATCATCCTGACGGCAACGAATGTCCGTCTCGTGCGCACGTCGATGCTGGAAACGTTGCAATCGCAATATATCATGGTGGCACGGGCCAAGGGATTGAGCGAGAACAAGGTTCTCTACAAGCACGCGCTACGCAATTGCGCGATCCCGCTGATCACTTATCTCGGCCTTCAGTTCGGCGGCCTTCTCGGCGGCATCGTGGTAGTCGAGCGGGTGTTCAACTGGCCAGGCATGGGCACACTCGCCTTTGACGCCGTGGCAGGGCGCGATTATCCCGTTCTGCAGGCCACTATCGCGATCCTTTCCATGCTGATCATCGGCGTCAATCTTCTCGTGGACATCGCCTACGGGCTTGTCGATCCGCGTATTCGCACGGAGTAG
- a CDS encoding ABC transporter substrate-binding protein has protein sequence MIRKTLKAVFMASALSTAVFASAPAFAAGKLTISSPQDPGSWDPIDTFLVNWASVATNIFDGLVYRGPDLKIVPALATSWEELDKGKRIRFHLRENVKFQNGEPFNADAVKFTFERLLGDEGAKGPQRSNYIAIEKVEVIDEKTVDFHLKAPDPVLITKLAGYGGMIVPPKYIQEKGDDYFNMHPVGTGPFKFVSYEPKVNIKLEAFADHWGGAPKLSELEYRFITEPSTAVAELQAGRVDLVIPPTIPIGMIPTIQGDPKLELVTASGPTVYALRFNTADGITKDERVRKALIMAVDRDAIIQSILAGQAEAIASFQGSLSFGFDPNMKPLPYDPEGAKKLLEEAGVQPGATVQIDVRGQEASFNEVAQAVASFLQMVGINATIKPYDTNVLLNDIIPQGKTGAMFQQSWGGWTFDYDNTAYSMYHSGEKWNPYDKDEKLDKMLEAQRSVLDRGEREKLLQEIAHYAADRALEMPLYNLKAIFGVNKRVKNFVPVPDSRLRLTDVTVE, from the coding sequence ATGATAAGGAAAACACTCAAAGCCGTTTTCATGGCTTCCGCATTGTCGACGGCTGTGTTTGCATCTGCTCCGGCGTTCGCTGCCGGAAAGCTCACCATTTCGTCCCCGCAGGACCCGGGCAGTTGGGACCCGATCGACACTTTCCTCGTCAATTGGGCTTCTGTCGCCACCAATATTTTCGATGGCCTTGTCTATCGTGGACCGGACCTCAAGATTGTCCCGGCACTCGCGACTTCGTGGGAAGAACTGGACAAGGGCAAGCGCATTCGCTTCCATCTCCGCGAGAACGTCAAGTTCCAGAACGGTGAGCCTTTTAATGCGGACGCCGTCAAATTCACCTTCGAGCGTCTGTTGGGCGATGAAGGAGCGAAAGGTCCTCAGCGTTCCAACTATATTGCAATCGAAAAGGTGGAAGTGATCGACGAAAAAACCGTCGATTTTCATCTGAAGGCGCCCGATCCGGTTCTTATCACCAAGCTGGCCGGTTACGGCGGCATGATTGTTCCGCCAAAGTACATTCAGGAAAAGGGCGACGATTATTTCAATATGCACCCGGTGGGGACCGGGCCGTTCAAGTTCGTCTCATATGAGCCGAAGGTAAACATCAAGCTTGAGGCTTTCGCAGACCATTGGGGTGGTGCGCCGAAGCTTTCGGAACTCGAATATCGCTTCATAACCGAGCCTTCGACCGCCGTTGCCGAACTTCAGGCCGGTCGCGTCGATCTGGTTATCCCGCCAACCATTCCAATTGGAATGATCCCGACAATTCAGGGCGACCCAAAACTGGAGCTGGTCACCGCTTCTGGGCCTACGGTTTATGCCTTGCGCTTCAATACCGCTGACGGCATCACCAAAGACGAACGCGTGCGCAAGGCGCTGATTATGGCGGTGGATCGCGATGCGATCATTCAGTCCATTCTGGCAGGTCAGGCGGAAGCGATTGCCAGCTTTCAGGGCTCGTTATCCTTCGGCTTCGATCCGAATATGAAGCCGCTGCCTTACGATCCGGAAGGTGCGAAGAAGCTTCTCGAAGAAGCGGGCGTTCAACCCGGCGCAACCGTGCAGATCGATGTGCGCGGGCAGGAGGCAAGCTTCAATGAAGTGGCGCAGGCAGTTGCGAGTTTCCTGCAAATGGTTGGTATCAACGCAACCATCAAGCCTTACGATACCAACGTCCTTTTGAACGACATCATCCCGCAGGGCAAGACGGGTGCCATGTTCCAGCAGTCCTGGGGCGGTTGGACCTTCGACTACGACAACACTGCCTATTCGATGTATCATTCCGGCGAGAAGTGGAATCCCTACGACAAGGACGAAAAGCTGGACAAGATGCTCGAAGCACAGCGTTCGGTTCTTGACCGTGGGGAGCGTGAAAAGCTCCTGCAGGAAATCGCGCATTACGCAGCCGACCGCGCACTCGAAATGCCGCTCTATAACCTCAAGGCGATCTTCGGCGTCAACAAGCGCGTGAAGAACTTCGTTCCGGTTCCCGACAGCCGTCTGCGGTTGACGGACGTTACCGTTGAGTAA